Proteins from a genomic interval of Rosa chinensis cultivar Old Blush chromosome 2, RchiOBHm-V2, whole genome shotgun sequence:
- the LOC112190643 gene encoding proline-rich receptor-like protein kinase PERK2 → MSWFLTIVFLISFTFSTPSEANHEKKLQPAVVIGKVYCETCFQDGFSKSSHFISGASVGVECKDQTSSKPSFQAQVKTDNQGVFKVQLPFSVSKHVKKIEGCSVKLIRSSEPYCAVASAAASSSLHLKSRKQGTHIFSAGFFTFKPLNQPNLCNQKPSLIQNNKKEVITNSKKLSFSPTEDLTFPSPVQEPSFPGVPSLPRLPYLPPLPQLPPLPGLPGLPGLPGMGIPTLPPIPGKVTESHSNTKTTTTSSKTERHLTEEEKLARPDFFFPPNPLNPPSILPPNPLNPPSILPPNPLLPSPPPLIPNPFQPPPAPLIPNLPPLPSLPPLPSLPPLPSLTPPSPPPPSFPTIPPLPPFPFPPVPLIPGIPPASSSP, encoded by the exons ATGTCTTGGTTTCTAACAATAGTCTTCCTCATTAGTTTCACATTTAGTACTCCTTCAGAGGCTAACCATGAGAAGAAGCTTCAACCTGCTGTGGTTATAGGTAAAGTTTACTGTGAGACATGTTTCCAAGATGGGTTCTCAAAATCCAGCCACTTCATTTCAG GGGCTTCTGTTGGTGTGGAGTGCAAAGATCAGACTTCATCAAAACCCAGCTTTCAAGCCCAAGTGAAGACAGATAACCAAGGAGTGTTCAAAGTCCAATTGCCTTTCTCAGTGAGCAAACATGTGAAGAAAATTGAAGGGTGTTCTGTGAAGCTGATTCGCAGCAGCGAACCGTATTGTGCTGTGGCCTCAGCAGCAGCTTCATCTTCACTTCACCTCAAATCAAGGAAGCAAGGAACTCACATTTTCTCAGCTGGGTTTTTCACCTTCAAGCCCCTAAACCAACCCAACTTATGTAACCAAAAACCAAGCCTCATCCAAAACAACAAGAAGGAAGTTATCACTAATTCCAAGAAACTCTCATTTTCTCCAACTGAGGATTTGACATTTCCCTCACCAGTTCAAGAACCCAGCTTTCCTGGTGTTCCTTCTCTCCCTAGACTTCCTTATCTTCCACCACTACCACAACTCCCTCCTCTCCCAGGCCTTCCAGGACTCCCAGGTCTTCCAGGAATGGGAATTCCAACTTTACCCCCCATCCCAGGAAAAGTAACAGAGTCCCATTCCAATACCAAAACTACAACTACCTCTTCAAAGACAGAGAGGCACCTaactgaagaagaaaaactagccCGCCCAGATTTTTTCTTCCCACCGAACCCTCTCAATCCACCATCAATTTTGCCTCCAAACCCTCTCAATCCACCATCAATTTTGCCTCCAAACCCTCTTCTGCCAAGCCCACCTCCACTTATCCCAAACCCATTTCAGCCTCCACCAGCACCATTGATTCCAAATTTGCCACCATTGCCTAGCTTGCCACCATTGCCTAGCTTGCCACCACTACCAAGTTTAACtccaccatctccaccaccaccatcattcCCAACAATCCCTCCATTGCCTCCATTCCCATTCCCACCTGTACCTCTCATCCCTGGAATCCCCCctgcttcttcctctccttga